One genomic segment of Labilithrix sp. includes these proteins:
- a CDS encoding flagellar biosynthesis anti-sigma factor FlgM has product MRITDRYQSTIERVAPAKPVLATSTTTATTATADRASILDIHMSAQAQELSNRAAGVEHLKRQIANGTFKVDPDVIASKIVGGDE; this is encoded by the coding sequence ATGCGAATCACCGACCGATACCAGAGCACGATCGAGCGAGTCGCGCCGGCGAAGCCCGTCCTTGCCACGTCGACGACGACCGCGACGACGGCCACGGCGGACCGCGCGTCGATCCTCGACATCCACATGTCGGCCCAGGCGCAGGAGCTCTCGAACCGCGCCGCCGGCGTGGAGCACCTCAAGCGTCAGATCGCGAACGGCACCTTCAAGGTCGATCCCGACGTCATCGCCTCGAAGATCGTCGGAGGCGACGAATGA